A single window of Candidatus Binatia bacterium DNA harbors:
- a CDS encoding amidohydrolase family protein — protein MARRLVLFLCVVFLVQIGVAQQPPAALPSSAGTAYVIRVGRLIDPETGTATANQMIAVRDGRIVAIGSDVAVPTGAEVIDLSAYSVLPGLVDAHNHLALTYKKVPENDVYYYTYVQDSTALRAIQAASNGMQMLSSGFTVVRDLGNNGLYADTALRVAIEQGWIPGPTVINSGIIIGGIGGQFFPTPEMVKEHNIVYPEYLDADTPDEIIKAVRQNVLFGAKVIKICVDCKPYPYSVEDMKLFIKEAANAGGLKVAGHVQTEEGARRAIEAGIWSIEHGNALTDELHKQMAKKGIWRVGTETPFTEYRSSQAAFDRTVAGIKSAYASGVKMAFSTDADYYVPGMTRGEVVINFLKSWKAAAIPDKEILKIMTTNGYKVSDIYEKRGPIKAGFPADFIAVKGNPLEDIDALRTVVFVMKDGLVFKRDGVMTPEKFLHGGPVNGWRIH, from the coding sequence ATGGCCAGACGCCTGGTGCTGTTCCTCTGCGTGGTTTTTCTTGTTCAGATAGGAGTGGCGCAGCAGCCACCTGCAGCGCTCCCCTCGAGCGCCGGGACCGCTTACGTAATCCGCGTCGGCCGGTTGATCGATCCCGAAACCGGTACCGCCACTGCCAATCAGATGATCGCCGTAAGAGACGGCAGGATCGTGGCGATCGGCAGCGATGTAGCGGTTCCGACTGGCGCCGAAGTGATCGACCTTTCCGCCTATTCCGTGCTGCCCGGGCTGGTCGACGCCCATAACCACCTGGCGCTCACTTATAAAAAGGTCCCGGAGAACGACGTTTATTACTACACCTACGTCCAGGACTCGACCGCGCTGCGCGCGATCCAGGCCGCCTCCAATGGCATGCAGATGCTCTCTTCAGGCTTCACCGTCGTGCGCGACCTCGGCAATAACGGACTCTATGCCGACACTGCTTTGCGCGTCGCCATTGAACAGGGCTGGATACCGGGACCAACCGTCATCAATTCGGGGATCATCATTGGCGGGATCGGTGGCCAGTTCTTTCCCACGCCCGAAATGGTCAAGGAACACAATATCGTCTATCCCGAGTATCTCGACGCCGACACGCCCGACGAGATCATCAAGGCAGTTCGCCAGAACGTGCTCTTCGGCGCCAAGGTGATCAAGATCTGCGTCGATTGCAAGCCGTATCCGTATTCCGTGGAGGACATGAAGCTCTTCATCAAAGAGGCAGCCAACGCCGGCGGCCTGAAGGTAGCCGGACACGTGCAGACGGAAGAGGGTGCGCGGCGGGCCATCGAGGCCGGCATCTGGTCCATCGAGCATGGGAACGCGCTCACCGACGAACTGCACAAGCAGATGGCAAAGAAAGGAATCTGGCGCGTGGGCACCGAAACCCCTTTCACGGAATATCGCAGCTCGCAAGCGGCGTTTGATCGCACTGTTGCCGGCATCAAGAGCGCCTACGCGAGCGGCGTCAAAATGGCGTTCTCCACGGACGCGGACTACTACGTTCCCGGCATGACACGCGGCGAGGTAGTCATCAATTTCTTGAAGAGTTGGAAGGCAGCGGCGATTCCAGACAAGGAAATCCTAAAGATAATGACCACGAATGGCTACAAGGTTTCAGACATCTACGAAAAGCGCGGCCCCATCAAGGCCGGCTTTCCGGCGGACTTCATCGCAGTGAAAGGAAACCCGCTGGAGGACATCGACGCTCTGCGCACTGTGGTG